One Gossypium hirsutum isolate 1008001.06 chromosome A11, Gossypium_hirsutum_v2.1, whole genome shotgun sequence genomic window carries:
- the LOC121210113 gene encoding putative disease resistance RPP13-like protein 1 — MHDLINDLGKVVAGDICSKLEGDMQQKFSNRTRHSSYIAGEYDTVKKFEAFDQENSIRTFLPIGLSHYWRPCLTNVVLVDLLPKLGYLKVLSLSGYAITELLDAFENLKHLRYLNFSHTAIKCLPDSLCTLYHLETLLLKNCSRLQRLPSKIGNLVNLHYLDIRDAKSIERMPFGIDKLTNLQRLSDFIIGEGDFRIFGLENVNGEDAGEAKLNEKQGIDQLVLQWSPYFKKDTRNKEVDEWVLDSLRPPKKLEQLVIDNYGGEKFSTWIADSSFKNMLSLELRNCTNCESLPSIGRLLLLKDLSISGLYQVQKIGAELFGENQSNSFASLESLCFDNMLNWEEWDLCQDDEQASKFPSLSKLSIKRCPQLRGTLPIILQSLQKLEIYDCGRLIVSISSFALLSELRVEGCEELVDEGSLSVQKELGSLSQIGLGLERHPFITFRNCPQLVSLEKEEEILQLDKIPGVKSLFIRDCERFNRLPKVLNAFPFITRMVLEKCPGLVCFAESNFPPALKKLEIRDCKNLQYLVDEKENNNNKSMSSNTCLLEHLVISDCPSLIWVSSRGDICNQLQLLHIKNCSKLSSLFLKAKLSVMLKQLVIWTCPMLECIAQDFLETTGLESIDICDAKNIKSLPRGLDKLSHLQEIRLCGCPKLVPFQESGLPTTNLRVLSIQNCENFRALPKCINNFTSLRKLTVWECSADISFPEEGFPTNLTSLEISRAPKIYASLVEWGFNKLTSLQELDISGKGCSDVVSFPEEGIGGMLPPSLRSICIRNFENLEYICSNGLQHLTSLRKLYIYDYPKLASLSEKDMLLSLEKLYISKCSSLEEGCTLGTMKLVADKRPNGTTGEVYVPHLGDKPLNGGHPEWAIPAYGHNNGATCLELVSLQLSFNVAFQLSGPVKSRLYGEFVLLTFISCVGEYFDKRPDGTTGEVYVPLGDKPLNGGHPKRAIPAYGHNNGTTW, encoded by the exons ATGCATGACCTTATCAATGATTTAGGTAAAGTAGTTGCAGGAGACATATGCTCCAAACTGGAGGGTGATATGCAACAAAAGTTCTCAAATCGCACTCGACATTCTTCTTATATTGCTGGAGAATATGACACTGTGAAAAAGTTTGAAGCATTTGATCAAGAGAATTCTATACGTACCTTTCTACCTATAGGGTTGTCACATTATTGGAGGCCTTGTTTAACTAATGTTGTTTTGGTTGATTTGTTGCCAAAACTTGGCTACTTAAAGGTGCTTTCTTTGAGTGGGTATGCCATCACTGAGTTGCTTGatgcttttgaaaatttaaaacatcTTCGCTACTTAAATTTTTCTCACACTGCTATCAAATGCCTTCCCGATTCTTTGTGCACTCTCTACCATTTGGAAACTTTATTATTGAAAAATTGTTCCAGGCTTCAAAGGCtaccttcaaagattggaaatcTTGTCAACTTACATTATCTTGATATTAGAGATGCGAAGTCAATAGAAAGGATGCCTTTTGGAATCGATAAGCTAACCAATCTTCAAAGATTATCTGATTTTATCATAGGGGAAG GTGATTTCCGTATTTTTGGGTTAGAGAATGTTAACGGTGAAGATGCAGGGGAAGCCAAGTTAAATGAGAAGCAAGGGATTGATCAACTGGTATTGCAATGGAGTCCGTACTTTAAGAAAGATACAAGGAATAAAGAAGTTGACGAATGGGTGTTGGACTCTCTTCGTCCTCCAAAAAAGCTTGAGCAACTCGTCATTGATAATTATGGTGGTGAAAAATTCTCTACTTGGATTGCAGATTCTTCCTTCAAAAATATGTTGTCATTGGAGCTTCGCAACTGTACAAATTGCGAATCTCTACCATCGATTGGAAGGCTGTTGTTGTTAAAAGATCTTTCAATTAGTGGTTTGTATCAAGTGCAAAAGATTGGTGCTGAGTTGTTTGGAGAAAATCAATCAAATTCGTTTGCATCATTAGAGTCTCTGTGTTTTGACAATATGCTGAATTGGGAGGAGTGGGACCTATGTCAAGATGATGAGCAAGCATCGAAATTTCCCAGCCTTAGTAAGCTTTCAATTAAAAGATGTCCTCAATTGCGGGGAACGTTGCCAATCATCCTTCAATCATTGCAGAAACTTGAAATTTATGATTGTGGAAGGTTAATAGTTTCAATTTCAAGTTTTGCCTTGCTGAGTGAATTAAGGGTTGAAGGTTGTGAAGAATTGGTGGATGAAGGTTCTTTGTCTGTACAGAAG GAGTTGGGATCTTTATCTCAGATTGGACTAGGATTAGAGAGGCATCCTTTTATCACGTTCAGGAATTGTCCGCAATTGGTCTCTTTGGAAAAAGAGGAGGAGATATTGCAACTTGACAAGATTCCAGGTGTTAAATCTCTGTTTATAAGGGATTGTGAAAGGTTCAATAGACTACCAAAAGTCTTAAATGCTTTCCCATTCATTACGAGAATGGTACTTGAAAAGTGTCCAGGCTTGGTTTGTTTTGCAGAGAGTAACTTTCCCCCTGCTTTAAAAAAGTTGGAGATTAGGGACTGCAAGAATTTGCAATATTTggttgatgaaaaagaaaataataataataagagcaTGAGTAGCAACACTTGTCTTCTTGAGCACTTGGTTATAAGTGACTGTCCATCTCTAATATGGGTATCATCAAGGGGCGATATATGCAATCAGCTTCAACTTCTTCATATTAAAAATTGTTCAAAGCTAAGTAGCTTATTTTTAAAAGCCAAGCTATCCGTAATGCTTAAACAGCTTGTTATTTGGACTTGTCCGATGTTGGAATGCATAGCCCAAGACTTCCTTGAAACCACTGGTCTCGAAAGCATTGACATTTGTGatgctaaaaatattaaatcattaCCGCGGGGATTAGACAAGCTCAGCCATCTTCAGGAGATTCGATTATGTGGGTGTCCAAAACTGGTTCCATTTCAAGAAAGTGGGTTGCCCACCACAAATCTCAGAGTTCTCTCAATTCAGAATTGTGAAAATTTTAGAGCCCTTCCCAAGTGCATCAACAATTTCACCTCCCTTCGAAAATTAACGGTGTGGGAGTGTTCGGCTGACATATCCTTTCCAGAAGAGGGTTTCCCTACCAACCTCACATCACTTGAAATCTCAAGGGCACCCAAAATTTATGCATCACTTGTTGAATGGGGATTTAACAAACTCACCTCTCTTCAAGAACTCGACATCAGCGGTAAAGGATGCTCAGATGTGGTGTCATTTCCAGAAGAAGGGATAGGAGGAATGCTGCCTCCTTCTCTCAGATCTATCTGCattcgaaattttgaaaatttggaatACATTTGCTCCAATGGCTTACAGCACCTCACCTCTCTTCGAAAATTGTATATCTATGATTATCCCAAGCTCGCCTCTCTTTCAGAAAAAGATATGCTTCTCTCGCTTGAGAAGCTATATATTTCCAAATGCTCGTCGCTAGAAGAAGGGTGCA CTTTGGGAACCATGAAACTGGTGGCAGATAAAAGGCCAAATGGTACCACTGGGGAGGTGTACGTACCACATTTGGGTGATAAACCCTTGAATGGTGGGCATCCAGAGTGGGCAATACCAGCTTATGGGCACAACAACGGCGCAACGTG TTTGGAACTAGTTTCATTGCAGCTCTCTTTTAATGTTGCTTTTCAGCTTTCCGGTCCG GTTAAGTCTAGGTTATATGGAGAATTTGTTCTTCTGACATTCATTTCCTGTGTTGGAGAATATTTTG ATAAAAGGCCAGATGGTACCACTGGGGAGGTGTATGTACCTTTGGGTGATAAACCCTTGAATGGTGGGCATCCAAAGAGAGCAATACCAGCTTATGGGCACAACAACGGCACAACGTG GTAG